From one Nonomuraea polychroma genomic stretch:
- a CDS encoding sensor histidine kinase, translating into MGVIRDLYDVRMPTSPGTERPMLRCRPFAVLAGILLVGNTTLFAAAGDFGVLAIPAAVLASGPVLLAWYRPVAAWVVMAVAGPLITSVGVALASPMTPLPWYFNLLFAQLPVMYVLALSVTRRITAIACVVTIAAGTATVLLFDVAGPVVVLTGVGSWSLVLLAAVLVGDARRARRLDTLRAAEEVGRTRILEERTRIARELHDVVAHHMSVIAVQAASAPYRVEGGVSEPAAREFAAINAAARASLRDMRLLLGALRGTDGPVRTAPQPGLADLNELVESVRRAGVPVRFTVAGEPSLSPVESVTVYRIAQEALSNVVRHAPAADTTVVVQADADGVTVEVDNEPPPPRTTPAVEARVPDSHTGPGLGLIGMRERVTALGGKLTAGATEEGGFTVRARLPKGDDA; encoded by the coding sequence ATGGGGGTAATTCGGGATTTGTACGACGTGCGGATGCCTACCTCCCCCGGCACGGAGCGTCCGATGCTCCGGTGCCGCCCTTTCGCGGTCCTGGCCGGGATCCTGCTCGTCGGCAATACGACGCTCTTCGCGGCGGCCGGGGACTTCGGTGTGCTTGCCATCCCGGCGGCCGTGCTGGCGTCCGGCCCTGTGCTCCTTGCGTGGTACCGGCCCGTGGCCGCGTGGGTGGTCATGGCGGTGGCCGGGCCACTCATCACCTCTGTCGGGGTTGCGCTGGCCAGCCCGATGACGCCCCTGCCGTGGTATTTCAACTTGCTGTTCGCCCAGTTACCCGTCATGTACGTGCTGGCCCTGTCGGTCACCCGCCGCATCACGGCGATCGCCTGCGTCGTAACCATCGCGGCGGGAACGGCCACGGTCTTGCTGTTCGACGTCGCGGGCCCGGTCGTCGTGCTCACCGGCGTGGGGAGTTGGAGCCTGGTGCTGCTGGCCGCCGTGTTGGTCGGCGACGCCCGCCGGGCGCGGCGGCTCGACACCCTGCGCGCGGCTGAGGAGGTCGGGCGGACACGGATTCTCGAGGAGCGGACCCGCATCGCCAGGGAGCTGCACGACGTGGTGGCCCATCACATGTCGGTGATCGCCGTGCAGGCGGCCAGCGCCCCTTACCGGGTCGAGGGCGGGGTGAGCGAGCCGGCAGCCCGGGAGTTCGCCGCCATCAACGCCGCCGCTCGCGCGTCCCTGCGGGACATGCGCCTCCTGCTCGGCGCCCTGCGCGGTACGGACGGCCCGGTCCGGACCGCGCCGCAGCCCGGCCTGGCCGACCTGAACGAGCTCGTGGAGTCCGTACGCCGGGCGGGCGTGCCCGTCCGATTCACGGTCGCCGGCGAGCCGTCGCTGTCGCCGGTGGAGTCAGTCACCGTCTACCGGATCGCCCAGGAGGCGCTGAGCAACGTCGTACGCCACGCGCCGGCCGCCGACACGACCGTCGTGGTCCAGGCCGACGCCGACGGGGTGACGGTGGAGGTGGATAACGAGCCGCCCCCGCCCCGGACCACCCCAGCGGTGGAGGCGCGGGTCCCCGATAGTCATACCGGACCGGGGCTCGGGCTGATCGGCATGCGCGAACGGGTAACGGCGCTCGGCGGCAAGCTCACCGCGGGCGCGACGGAAGAGGGCGGCTTCACCGTACGCGCAAGGCTGCCGAAGGGAGATGATGCATGA
- a CDS encoding response regulator, which translates to MITVLVADDQAMIRAGFAALISAQPDLQVLGEARDGLEAVAAARELRPDVVLMDVRMPNLDGLEATRRIIGTGRDTKVLILTTFDVDDYVYAALRGGASGFLLKDAPPEDLITAVRVVAAGQALLAPSVTRRLIEEFTSRRPLDEAESLRLNTLTGRERDVLRLVAAGLANAEIAGELTIAEETVKSHMGRIFTKLGLRDRAQAVVFAYESGLVVAGDPSPEARRSPRLRS; encoded by the coding sequence ATGATCACGGTGCTCGTGGCCGACGACCAGGCGATGATCAGAGCCGGGTTCGCGGCGCTGATCTCCGCCCAGCCCGACCTCCAGGTGCTCGGGGAGGCCCGCGACGGCCTGGAGGCGGTGGCGGCCGCCCGGGAACTGCGGCCCGACGTCGTGCTCATGGACGTACGCATGCCCAACCTCGACGGCCTAGAGGCCACCCGCCGCATCATCGGCACCGGCCGCGACACCAAAGTGCTGATCTTGACCACCTTCGACGTCGACGACTACGTCTACGCGGCCCTGCGCGGCGGGGCCAGCGGGTTCCTACTGAAGGACGCGCCGCCGGAGGACCTCATCACCGCCGTCCGCGTCGTCGCCGCCGGCCAGGCGCTGCTGGCGCCCTCGGTCACCCGCAGGCTCATCGAGGAGTTCACCTCCCGCCGGCCCCTGGACGAGGCCGAGTCGCTGCGGCTCAACACGCTGACCGGCCGCGAGCGGGACGTCCTGCGGCTGGTGGCGGCCGGGCTGGCCAACGCCGAGATCGCCGGCGAGCTGACGATCGCAGAGGAGACCGTGAAGTCGCACATGGGGCGCATCTTCACCAAGCTGGGGCTGCGCGACCGGGCGCAGGCGGTGGTGTTCGCCTATGAGAGCGGCCTGGTGGTGGCCGGCGATCCCTCTCCGGAGGCACGGCGGAGCCCGCGACTGCGCTCCTGA
- a CDS encoding polymorphic toxin-type HINT domain-containing protein, with protein MAFTLRLKVEPKKPVWPQPGKAEVAVPQPGKLADAGALPVKVGQVRGAGLDKVTIETLSPEAAQKLGGVGIAARLVRADGQTAPGKVRAAFSYAGFRDAYGGQFVSRLQVLRLPACALQQPRPRSCVVRPTVVPSVNDLKTGTLTAEVEAAPANTRQTTAQAPGLGKDRKKDAAKASDTMLTAQLAEGSVYMLAANVKGPDGNWGATDLKPSGTWQAGTSGGGFDYEVPLPEPPSPAGEGPDLSLQYDASSVDGQGAWTNNQSGVVGAGWDLSAGFIERRYRRCTVSTYYDPDTAELVWIAQESTSGRALCWESPDQTDGDSTTNDLTQSELVLSAGGRSAQIVKDRTSGGWKTVPDFGWKIEQVAGGADGNPYWKITDREGQVWRFGSTRDAQWQVPYVGDDNGEPCFDRYWNNAIPPTCTGVWRWNLDQEADRNENVIDYSYTRETNYFCLPSCVDEVYQTLPYDRGGFLASVSWGHNTQVAGSTPTARTTFTTAARDGGDVPTDLRCDQAAGCANDAIAFFSTRKLTTIGTESRNPTSGVWDPVDRLNFTHAWMYQRTDQGLPFDSVMWLETVQQAGQAASPNVTLPPLDFDAVMLAGKMDYINTSDWPSQVSWRMVPRIAAIGNGMGGRIEVTYGQADPCGGGKGRDGSNYLADQVGDCYQIDMGTDPTSGFEAWTRYYKQLATKVVERDMVAGSPDMVHSYEFLGSPRWANPVQFAEPALAPSGTDWRGYAEVRTLQGSGTDPAGYTVTTQTFLRGSELQVTHFDGTAITDAPLLQGQVLQEQTWQMTSFSPRAYTEVDSTRWEYTLQTTGNGPGSMDPALVLQTRERSRQKVTGGTWRYTDERTAYNSDGLPTKVNDYGQDGVRTDNSCTTTSYARNADPGHWLVDFPSVEEKRAGDDCTAGTLVGKTVTLYDAGTDPATNKPSDGNPTEVRSFAAASTISVSKATFDDYGWTLTSTDPLNKTTTTTYTPAVGWPKDGITVTNPRGHTVTTRLSHILGEPTAVTDANGKTAEMDYDALGRTTALWKPGQPRSGGTPSATVAYDIPFNGGLGQPTAPIKTTVKQLLTGTGTAATWTTTHSYDDGLGRTRETQTASPGGGRIVIATTYDPRGLAEAISEPVHNSNDPGSGLLNPALTSPPQWTKTLYDGLERPTAAIAYHEATELRRTSTTYPGTERSKVTPPVGGKTATVTDAFDRVVKVEEWSDATSHADTSYGYDLGDNLTRMTDANGNVRSYTYDWLDRRTAASDPDAGTSSHGYDAAGRQIWSIDGKGQKISTSYDDLGRRTAQWAGEPITGIKLAEWSYDTLAKGQPDAATRYTGGQAYTQTVTGYDSDYRPTTTKLTVPASEGALGGDYVFTTAYDAAGNLRQEGMPAAGGLASETLTHSYTDLGFAKGLTSDLAGSTFVKDTTFTLTGKLASRTLGASGQIKRLLERDPATDWLSRVTTQTKVDTATPETVQDDRYSYNIAGSIARVLDAASAIPGITDGQSECFSYDGLLRLKTAYTTTGSSCTGTGDAQGIDPYSQAYSYDNVGNITSLTDNGQTATYTYPTPGATAIRPNAVTAITRPAGTDTYAYDNAGQLAARTVAGKQATFDWNPLGQLDRATIDGQQTSMVYDTDGERLIRRDPDGSATLYLGAMELRLAGGQVTGKRYYSTADATLVAMRETGVTWLLAGMHGSTQLAVNDSTGTISRERYLPFGQRRGADDLPFTDRGFLGKAEDASTGLTYLGARYYDPTIAKFISTDPELDLRTPEWANAYSYAANNPIDLADPDGRRVDTGNRKSDATFAKTHHASGKKKTARERKIHKKRHQQYERDRKRETERRRQEEQRKQARERYLKKDYNQHKAAQDRYNRTHCSEKRCSDGRGERAGLIGEGEGVIEQFLFRRATRGRGGNHKPKYRPCSSFTPGTKVLTADGSSKPIDEIKVGDKVLATNFTTGETAPKTVVALITSKGPKNMVKISAGGTGSRDNIVATDTHPFWVPTARRWMQAGELQPTQWLQTSAGTYVQIAAVAKWSANGQRVHNLTVDDFHTFYVLAGETPVLVHNASPCFSGVSRQKQDQHVYGSKGYNDRVRRGEPTSYFNSRAEADAYAEYAWKHGKPVPGRPNVRDYDFGKPVGRGPRGGWQTQVRVHIDGSGKVHAHPKGREYR; from the coding sequence TTGGCCTTCACGTTGCGGCTGAAGGTCGAGCCGAAGAAGCCAGTCTGGCCCCAGCCGGGCAAGGCCGAAGTGGCCGTGCCGCAGCCGGGCAAGCTGGCCGACGCTGGGGCGCTGCCGGTGAAGGTGGGCCAGGTCCGAGGAGCCGGGCTGGATAAGGTCACGATCGAGACGCTCTCCCCCGAGGCCGCACAGAAGCTGGGCGGGGTAGGGATCGCCGCCCGGCTGGTACGAGCCGATGGCCAGACCGCCCCGGGCAAGGTACGGGCGGCATTTTCTTACGCCGGCTTCCGCGACGCCTACGGTGGCCAATTTGTGAGCCGGCTGCAGGTGCTGCGGTTACCCGCATGCGCGCTGCAGCAGCCGCGTCCGCGCTCGTGTGTGGTGCGGCCGACGGTGGTGCCTTCGGTCAACGATCTCAAGACGGGCACGCTGACCGCCGAGGTGGAGGCGGCTCCGGCCAACACCAGGCAGACCACCGCGCAGGCGCCCGGGTTGGGCAAGGACCGCAAGAAGGACGCGGCCAAGGCGTCCGACACCATGCTGACCGCGCAACTCGCGGAGGGCTCGGTGTACATGCTGGCGGCCAATGTGAAGGGGCCGGACGGCAACTGGGGCGCCACCGACCTCAAACCGTCCGGCACGTGGCAGGCGGGCACGTCCGGTGGCGGGTTCGACTATGAGGTGCCGCTTCCGGAGCCGCCGTCGCCGGCCGGTGAGGGCCCGGATCTGTCGTTGCAGTACGACGCCTCGTCGGTGGACGGTCAGGGGGCGTGGACCAACAACCAGTCCGGCGTGGTCGGGGCTGGCTGGGACCTGAGCGCGGGCTTCATCGAGCGGCGCTATCGCCGCTGCACGGTGTCGACCTACTACGACCCCGACACTGCCGAGCTGGTGTGGATCGCCCAGGAGAGCACGTCGGGCCGGGCGTTGTGCTGGGAGTCCCCGGATCAGACCGACGGCGATTCGACCACCAATGATCTGACGCAGTCGGAGCTGGTGCTGAGCGCGGGCGGCCGGTCGGCGCAGATCGTCAAGGACCGCACCTCAGGCGGCTGGAAGACGGTCCCGGACTTCGGCTGGAAGATCGAGCAGGTGGCCGGGGGCGCGGACGGCAACCCCTACTGGAAGATCACCGACCGGGAGGGGCAGGTCTGGCGGTTCGGCTCCACCAGGGACGCCCAGTGGCAGGTCCCCTACGTCGGAGATGACAACGGCGAGCCGTGTTTTGACCGGTACTGGAACAACGCCATCCCGCCGACCTGTACCGGGGTGTGGCGGTGGAACTTGGACCAGGAGGCCGACCGCAACGAGAACGTGATCGACTACTCCTACACCCGGGAGACGAACTACTTCTGCCTGCCCTCGTGCGTCGATGAGGTCTACCAGACGCTGCCGTATGATCGGGGCGGGTTCCTGGCGTCGGTGTCGTGGGGGCACAACACGCAGGTTGCCGGCAGTACGCCGACCGCGCGCACCACGTTCACCACTGCTGCCCGCGACGGCGGCGATGTGCCTACCGACCTGCGCTGCGACCAGGCGGCCGGGTGCGCCAACGACGCGATCGCGTTCTTCTCCACCCGTAAGCTCACCACTATCGGCACCGAGTCCCGCAACCCCACATCGGGTGTGTGGGATCCGGTGGATCGGCTGAACTTCACCCACGCCTGGATGTATCAGCGCACCGATCAAGGGCTGCCGTTCGACTCGGTGATGTGGCTGGAGACCGTGCAACAGGCTGGCCAGGCGGCCAGCCCGAACGTCACGCTGCCGCCGCTGGACTTCGACGCGGTGATGCTGGCCGGAAAGATGGACTACATCAACACCTCCGACTGGCCAAGCCAGGTGTCCTGGCGGATGGTGCCGCGCATCGCCGCGATCGGCAACGGGATGGGTGGCCGGATCGAGGTCACCTACGGCCAGGCGGATCCGTGTGGCGGGGGCAAGGGCCGCGATGGCTCCAACTACCTGGCCGACCAGGTGGGCGACTGCTACCAGATCGACATGGGCACCGACCCCACCTCGGGTTTTGAGGCCTGGACCCGCTACTACAAGCAGCTGGCCACCAAGGTGGTCGAGCGGGATATGGTCGCCGGCTCCCCGGACATGGTGCACAGTTATGAGTTCCTGGGTAGCCCGCGCTGGGCCAACCCGGTGCAGTTCGCCGAGCCCGCGTTGGCCCCCTCGGGCACGGACTGGCGCGGCTATGCCGAGGTCCGCACGCTGCAGGGATCGGGCACCGATCCGGCTGGCTACACCGTCACCACGCAGACGTTCCTGCGCGGCAGCGAGCTGCAGGTCACCCACTTCGACGGCACCGCTATCACCGACGCGCCGCTGTTGCAGGGTCAGGTGCTGCAGGAGCAGACGTGGCAGATGACCTCGTTCAGCCCGCGCGCCTACACAGAGGTCGATTCCACCCGCTGGGAGTACACGCTCCAGACCACCGGTAACGGCCCGGGGAGCATGGACCCCGCCCTTGTTCTGCAGACCCGGGAGCGCTCGCGGCAGAAAGTGACCGGTGGCACCTGGCGCTACACCGATGAACGGACCGCCTACAACAGCGACGGCCTGCCGACCAAGGTCAATGACTACGGCCAGGACGGCGTGAGGACCGATAACTCCTGTACCACCACCTCCTACGCCCGCAACGCTGACCCCGGCCATTGGCTGGTCGACTTCCCGTCGGTGGAGGAGAAACGCGCCGGCGACGACTGCACCGCCGGCACGCTGGTCGGCAAGACCGTCACCCTGTACGACGCGGGCACGGATCCGGCGACGAACAAGCCGAGCGACGGCAACCCCACCGAGGTCCGCTCCTTCGCTGCCGCCTCCACCATCTCAGTCAGCAAGGCCACCTTCGATGACTACGGGTGGACGCTGACCTCCACCGACCCGCTCAACAAGACCACCACGACCACCTACACTCCGGCCGTCGGCTGGCCCAAAGACGGCATCACCGTCACCAATCCGCGCGGCCACACCGTCACCACCCGCCTGTCGCACATCCTGGGCGAGCCGACCGCGGTGACCGACGCCAACGGCAAGACCGCCGAGATGGACTACGACGCCCTCGGCCGCACCACGGCGTTGTGGAAGCCGGGCCAGCCGCGCAGCGGCGGCACTCCCAGCGCAACGGTCGCATATGACATCCCGTTCAATGGTGGGCTGGGCCAGCCCACGGCGCCGATCAAGACCACGGTCAAGCAGCTGCTGACCGGCACCGGCACCGCAGCGACATGGACCACCACGCACAGCTACGACGACGGCCTCGGCCGCACCCGGGAGACGCAGACCGCCTCGCCGGGCGGCGGCCGGATCGTCATCGCCACCACCTACGACCCGCGCGGCCTGGCCGAAGCCATCTCCGAGCCGGTGCACAACAGCAACGACCCGGGCAGCGGGCTGCTCAACCCGGCGCTGACCAGCCCGCCGCAGTGGACCAAGACCCTCTATGACGGGCTGGAGCGGCCCACCGCTGCGATCGCCTACCACGAGGCCACCGAGCTGCGCCGCACCAGCACCACCTACCCGGGAACCGAGCGCAGCAAGGTCACCCCGCCGGTCGGCGGCAAGACCGCCACCGTCACCGACGCCTTCGACCGCGTCGTCAAGGTCGAGGAATGGTCCGACGCCACCAGCCACGCCGACACCAGCTACGGCTACGACCTGGGCGACAACCTCACCCGGATGACGGACGCCAACGGCAACGTCCGCAGCTACACCTACGACTGGCTGGACCGGCGCACCGCCGCCTCCGACCCGGACGCGGGCACCTCCAGCCACGGCTACGACGCAGCAGGCCGGCAGATCTGGAGCATCGACGGTAAGGGCCAGAAGATCTCCACCAGCTACGACGACCTCGGCCGCCGCACCGCTCAATGGGCCGGCGAGCCGATCACCGGCATCAAGCTCGCCGAGTGGAGCTACGACACCCTCGCCAAGGGCCAGCCGGACGCTGCCACCCGCTACACCGGCGGGCAGGCCTACACCCAGACGGTCACCGGCTACGACAGCGACTACCGGCCCACCACCACCAAGCTCACCGTGCCCGCGAGTGAGGGGGCGCTCGGCGGCGACTATGTCTTCACCACCGCCTACGACGCCGCCGGCAACCTGCGCCAAGAGGGTATGCCGGCGGCCGGGGGCCTGGCCTCCGAAACCCTCACGCACAGCTACACCGATCTCGGCTTCGCCAAGGGCCTGACCTCCGACCTGGCCGGGTCCACTTTTGTGAAGGACACCACCTTCACCCTCACCGGCAAGCTGGCCAGCCGCACGCTGGGCGCGAGCGGCCAGATCAAGCGCCTCCTCGAACGCGACCCCGCCACCGACTGGCTCTCCCGGGTCACCACCCAGACCAAGGTCGACACCGCCACCCCGGAAACCGTCCAAGACGACCGCTACAGCTACAACATTGCTGGCAGCATCGCCCGCGTCCTGGACGCCGCCTCGGCCATCCCTGGTATTACCGACGGCCAGTCAGAATGCTTCAGCTACGACGGCCTGCTCCGTCTGAAGACGGCCTACACCACCACCGGGAGTTCGTGTACCGGCACCGGCGACGCCCAGGGCATCGACCCCTACAGCCAGGCCTACAGCTACGACAACGTCGGCAACATCACCAGCCTGACCGACAACGGCCAGACGGCCACCTACACCTATCCCACCCCCGGCGCCACCGCCATCCGCCCGAACGCGGTCACCGCCATCACCCGCCCCGCCGGCACCGACACCTACGCCTACGACAATGCAGGCCAGCTTGCCGCCCGCACCGTCGCCGGGAAACAGGCCACGTTCGATTGGAACCCGCTCGGCCAGCTCGATCGAGCCACGATCGACGGCCAGCAGACGTCCATGGTCTACGACACTGACGGCGAACGCTTGATCCGGCGCGACCCTGACGGCAGCGCCACCCTCTACCTCGGCGCTATGGAACTGCGCCTGGCAGGCGGCCAGGTCACCGGCAAGCGCTACTACAGCACCGCCGACGCCACCTTGGTCGCCATGCGCGAGACCGGGGTCACCTGGCTACTCGCCGGGATGCACGGCAGCACCCAGCTGGCCGTCAACGACAGCACCGGCACCATCAGCCGCGAACGCTACCTGCCCTTCGGCCAGCGGCGCGGTGCGGATGATCTGCCCTTCACCGACCGCGGTTTCCTCGGCAAAGCTGAAGACGCCTCCACCGGCCTGACCTACCTCGGCGCCCGCTACTACGACCCCACTATCGCCAAGTTTATCTCCACCGACCCCGAACTCGACCTGCGCACCCCCGAATGGGCCAACGCCTACTCCTACGCCGCCAACAACCCCATCGACCTCGCCGACCCCGACGGCCGCCGCGTCGACACCGGCAACCGGAAATCCGATGCGACGTTCGCCAAAACCCACCACGCCAGCGGCAAAAAGAAGACCGCCCGCGAACGCAAAATCCACAAGAAGCGACACCAGCAGTACGAGCGGGACCGCAAGCGGGAAACCGAGAGGCGGCGTCAGGAGGAGCAGCGTAAGCAAGCCCGCGAGCGTTACCTGAAGAAGGATTACAACCAGCACAAAGCGGCGCAGGACAGATACAACAGGACACATTGCAGCGAAAAGCGCTGCTCTGACGGCAGAGGTGAGCGCGCAGGCCTCATCGGCGAGGGCGAAGGCGTCATTGAGCAATTTCTATTCCGCAGGGCTACCCGCGGACGCGGCGGTAACCACAAGCCCAAATACCGCCCATGTAGCAGCTTCACCCCGGGCACGAAGGTGCTCACGGCGGACGGCTCCAGCAAGCCCATCGACGAGATCAAAGTAGGCGACAAAGTCCTCGCTACTAACTTCACAACTGGAGAGACAGCACCGAAGACGGTGGTCGCTCTGATCACTAGCAAGGGCCCCAAGAACATGGTGAAGATCTCGGCGGGTGGCACAGGTAGCCGGGATAATATTGTGGCCACGGATACGCATCCTTTCTGGGTGCCCACCGCACGCCGATGGATGCAAGCTGGGGAGTTGCAGCCGACGCAATGGCTCCAGACGAGTGCTGGAACTTATGTACAGATTGCAGCTGTCGCCAAATGGTCCGCCAACGGTCAGCGCGTCCATAATCTCACGGTCGATGACTTCCATACGTTCTATGTGCTGGCGGGCGAGACGCCTGTCCTGGTCCACAACGCTAGCCCTTGCTTCTCCGGAGTTTCACGTCAAAAACAGGATCAACACGTCTATGGATCAAAGGGCTATAATGACCGTGTACGCAGAGGTGAGCCGACATCATATTTCAACAGCAGGGCCGAGGCGGATGCCTATGCGGAATACGCATGGAAGCACGGCAAGCCCGTGCCTGGGCGCCCGAACGTGCGTGATTATGATTTCGGAAAACCAGTCGGTCGAGGTCCAAGAGGAGGCTGGCAAACTCAAGTCCGCGTCCATATAGATGGCTCGGGCAAGGTGCACGCCCACCCCAAGGGAAGGGAATATAGATAG